Proteins encoded by one window of Sphingobacteriales bacterium:
- a CDS encoding alpha-amylase has product MISIVFYFQVHQPFRLRKDYTFFDIGHNHFYEDEEANRSILNKVAEKCYFPTNQMLLDLINRYPGAFKVSFSISGVALEQFEKYNPYVLESFQKLAATGQVEFIAETYYHSLSFLFSKEEFKEQVKLQSEKVRQYFGQNPTTFRNTELIYNNDLAHFVEKMGFNTILAEGANQVLGWRSPNFLYQPVGSYKMNLLLKNYKLSDDIAFRFSNRAWEEYPLTADKYASWVHATAGNGELINLFMDYETFGEHQWAETGIFDFMRALPEAIFRHPDFQFITPGEAKNFYTPLAQIDVPYFVSWADLERDLTAWLGNPLQDAAIEKIYEIEKMVKATGDKDIIHTWRKLLTSDHFYYMCTKWFSDGDVHKYFNPYETPYDAFITYSNVMNDLIETVKEKSNEPVVA; this is encoded by the coding sequence ATGATTTCAATAGTATTTTATTTTCAGGTTCATCAGCCTTTCAGGTTAAGAAAAGATTATACATTTTTCGATATCGGGCACAATCATTTTTATGAAGACGAGGAAGCCAACCGCTCTATTCTGAATAAAGTAGCAGAAAAGTGCTATTTCCCGACCAACCAGATGCTGCTTGATTTAATCAACAGGTATCCGGGTGCCTTTAAAGTTTCGTTTTCAATATCCGGAGTTGCCCTCGAGCAATTTGAAAAATACAACCCTTATGTCCTTGAAAGTTTTCAGAAACTCGCAGCAACAGGACAGGTTGAGTTTATTGCTGAAACTTATTATCACTCACTCTCTTTTCTTTTTTCAAAAGAGGAGTTTAAAGAGCAGGTAAAATTACAAAGTGAAAAAGTCAGGCAGTATTTTGGCCAAAATCCCACAACTTTCAGGAATACGGAGTTAATTTACAACAACGACCTAGCTCATTTTGTTGAAAAAATGGGGTTCAATACCATTCTGGCAGAAGGAGCCAATCAGGTGCTGGGTTGGCGTAGCCCGAACTTCCTGTATCAGCCGGTTGGGAGCTATAAGATGAATCTTCTTCTCAAAAACTATAAATTATCAGACGATATAGCATTCAGGTTTTCCAACAGAGCCTGGGAAGAATATCCGCTGACAGCCGATAAGTATGCTTCATGGGTACATGCAACAGCCGGAAATGGCGAACTTATCAATCTTTTTATGGACTATGAGACATTCGGAGAACACCAATGGGCCGAAACCGGTATCTTTGATTTTATGCGGGCTTTACCGGAAGCAATATTCAGGCATCCTGATTTTCAGTTTATTACACCGGGAGAGGCAAAAAACTTTTATACACCGCTGGCACAGATAGACGTACCGTACTTCGTTTCATGGGCTGATCTTGAACGCGACCTCACTGCCTGGCTGGGCAATCCGCTTCAGGATGCTGCCATCGAAAAAATCTATGAAATCGAAAAAATGGTTAAAGCAACCGGAGACAAGGATATTATTCATACATGGAGAAAACTCCTGACTTCCGACCATTTTTATTATATGTGTACCAAATGGTTTTCTGATGGGGATGTTCACAAATACTTCAATCCTTACGAAACCCCCTATGATGCTTTTATCACCTATTCAAATGTGATGAACGACCTCATTGAAACAGTAAAAGAAAAAAGCAACGAACCTGTCGTTGCCTGA
- a CDS encoding glycosyltransferase family 4 protein: MRVLMFGWEFPPFISGGLGTASHGIAKGLVNNGVQLTFVLPTRRGLQGDDKFKIIAADEVHKIERYSKVIQALSTISKKEIKKEFTIAPYFTSEDYVEYFTTNHDVVTLKKIIKSNKGLLHFTGNYGKDLLDEVYRYGIIGEILGFGNDFDIIHAHDWLTYYAGVAAKRSSGKPLVIHVHATEFDRSGEHVNQTVYDIERFGMENADKIIAVSYYTKNIIVSRYGIAPEKVEVVHNAVDKTRKLEAFGLKKKEGEKIVLFMGRITMQKGPDYFVEAAYRVYRKNKNVRFVMAGTGDMLPRMILRMAKLRMLDRFHFTGFLKGLDVERMYAMSDVYVMPSVSEPFGIAPFEALLYDVPIIISKQSGISEVLPHALKIDFWDINKMAELILLLIENEQIAKDIADKCKDDMKNIGWDNAGNKIKQIYESIKS, from the coding sequence ATGAGAGTATTAATGTTTGGCTGGGAATTTCCGCCTTTTATCAGCGGAGGCCTTGGAACGGCCAGCCATGGAATTGCAAAAGGCCTTGTCAACAATGGTGTTCAGCTTACTTTTGTGCTTCCTACCCGCAGGGGATTGCAGGGTGATGATAAATTTAAAATTATCGCTGCTGATGAAGTACATAAAATTGAAAGATATTCGAAAGTAATTCAGGCACTTAGCACAATCAGCAAAAAGGAGATAAAAAAGGAATTTACCATTGCTCCCTATTTTACTTCTGAAGATTATGTGGAATACTTTACCACAAATCATGATGTTGTTACACTGAAGAAAATTATCAAATCCAATAAAGGGCTTTTACATTTTACCGGAAATTATGGTAAAGACCTTCTGGATGAAGTTTATCGTTATGGAATCATAGGTGAAATTCTTGGTTTTGGAAATGATTTTGACATTATTCATGCCCATGACTGGTTGACTTATTATGCCGGAGTAGCCGCTAAAAGAAGCTCAGGAAAACCTCTAGTTATTCATGTTCATGCCACAGAATTCGACCGAAGCGGTGAGCATGTAAACCAGACGGTATATGATATTGAAAGATTCGGGATGGAAAATGCGGATAAAATCATTGCCGTCAGCTATTACACCAAAAACATTATTGTATCACGCTATGGTATTGCCCCAGAAAAGGTGGAAGTTGTTCACAATGCGGTTGACAAAACACGTAAGCTTGAAGCCTTTGGACTTAAGAAAAAAGAAGGAGAAAAAATTGTCCTCTTCATGGGTCGTATTACCATGCAAAAAGGCCCGGATTATTTTGTCGAAGCAGCCTACAGGGTTTACCGCAAAAACAAAAACGTTCGTTTTGTCATGGCCGGAACGGGAGATATGCTGCCAAGAATGATACTGCGAATGGCTAAACTTCGCATGCTCGACAGGTTCCATTTTACCGGGTTTTTAAAAGGCCTTGATGTGGAAAGGATGTATGCCATGAGTGATGTGTATGTCATGCCTTCTGTTTCCGAACCATTCGGTATTGCTCCTTTTGAAGCCCTATTATATGATGTGCCTATTATTATCAGCAAGCAATCAGGTATTTCAGAAGTCTTGCCACATGCCCTGAAAATTGATTTCTGGGACATCAATAAAATGGCTGAATTGATTCTTCTATTAATTGAAAATGAGCAAATTGCAAAAGATATTGCAGATAAATGCAAAGACGATATGAAAAATATAGGGTGGGACAATGCAGGAAACAAAATTAAGCAAATTTACGAATCTATTAAATCCTAA
- a CDS encoding glycogen debranching protein has translation MKIRLNREELLDLQISLKKEYLLTNGKGGYCSSTILDCHSRKYHGLLVLPISGTGKLFNLLSKIEVNVVLEGKDFHLSTNKFPGIYHPTGHKYIEYFELENYPVTNYRIGDTFISKSIVMPYLSDTVLVKYEVKKSEKPILLKATPMLAYREIHMLSKENLNIAPRTYFEKNGFKIDPYPGLPPVFIQTNVKSEFFPSPQWWKNFEYLKERNRGYDYQEDLFIPGVFEITLKEGDAVIFRASLDVATENIDNEWNDTVKYYQKTASMFKDEAEPLKSLKIAAGSFLIKNTSGQDGIVAGYHWFGEWGRDTLISLPGLTLCRGDFSTARNILKKFCGLERNGALPNIIDEKGGHAYNCVDTPFLMFWACQHYLNFTNDSAFIENEMLPMLQNIASAVIDQKMPNVWHGEDGLIYAGNESTNLTWMDAMVDGRPVTPRHGAAVEINALWYNAIQFLLKDFGEKIDPALKSRLIEAAEKFEYNFEEAFWNEPDQCLYDYYRGHHDRSWFIRPNQLFAIGLPYTCISKERAILMIETIDKHLVTHYGLRTLSPRNPNYKGEYRGEQRLRDLAYHNGMVWPWLIGIYTDALFKVYGDKDMVREKVKSQFEELWTLHREQYGLFHISELFRPDPPQVAKGCMAQAWSEAEVIRVLEFLKPL, from the coding sequence ATGAAAATCAGATTAAACAGGGAAGAATTACTGGATTTGCAAATTAGCCTGAAAAAGGAATATTTACTGACCAATGGCAAAGGTGGATATTGTTCCAGTACCATTCTTGATTGTCATTCAAGAAAATACCATGGCTTGCTGGTTTTACCCATCAGCGGAACAGGAAAACTTTTCAACCTTCTTTCAAAAATAGAGGTCAATGTTGTACTGGAAGGCAAAGATTTTCACCTGTCCACCAATAAATTTCCCGGGATTTATCACCCGACCGGTCATAAATACATAGAGTATTTTGAACTGGAAAATTACCCGGTAACCAACTATCGTATAGGAGATACTTTTATCAGCAAGTCCATTGTCATGCCTTATCTTTCGGATACAGTGCTGGTCAAATATGAGGTGAAAAAATCTGAAAAACCCATTTTGCTGAAGGCTACCCCTATGCTGGCTTATCGCGAAATACACATGCTTTCAAAAGAAAACCTCAATATTGCACCGCGAACCTATTTCGAAAAGAACGGATTTAAAATTGACCCGTATCCCGGATTACCGCCCGTTTTTATCCAGACCAATGTCAAATCAGAGTTTTTCCCATCACCTCAATGGTGGAAAAATTTTGAATACCTGAAAGAAAGAAACAGAGGCTATGACTATCAGGAAGACCTGTTCATACCCGGAGTATTTGAAATAACCCTGAAAGAGGGAGATGCTGTGATTTTCAGAGCTTCTCTGGATGTTGCAACGGAAAATATTGACAATGAATGGAATGATACAGTTAAATATTACCAGAAAACTGCTTCCATGTTCAAAGATGAAGCTGAACCTCTGAAATCATTAAAAATTGCTGCCGGTTCGTTTCTGATAAAAAATACTTCCGGACAGGATGGCATTGTAGCCGGTTATCATTGGTTTGGAGAGTGGGGACGCGATACGCTGATTTCATTGCCTGGCCTCACCTTGTGCAGGGGTGATTTTTCAACAGCCAGAAATATCCTGAAAAAGTTTTGCGGACTGGAAAGAAACGGGGCCTTGCCCAATATCATAGACGAAAAAGGCGGTCATGCCTACAACTGTGTTGATACACCTTTCCTGATGTTTTGGGCTTGCCAGCATTACCTGAACTTCACCAATGATTCTGCTTTTATCGAAAATGAAATGCTCCCCATGCTCCAAAACATTGCATCTGCTGTTATCGACCAGAAGATGCCAAATGTATGGCACGGAGAAGACGGGTTGATTTATGCCGGAAATGAAAGTACTAACCTGACATGGATGGATGCCATGGTGGATGGCAGGCCTGTAACCCCACGTCATGGTGCGGCAGTCGAAATCAATGCCTTGTGGTATAATGCCATTCAATTTCTTTTAAAGGATTTCGGTGAAAAAATTGACCCTGCTCTGAAATCAAGACTTATTGAAGCTGCTGAAAAATTTGAATACAACTTTGAAGAAGCATTCTGGAACGAGCCCGACCAGTGTTTGTACGATTATTACAGAGGCCATCACGACAGGAGCTGGTTTATTCGCCCCAATCAGTTGTTTGCCATCGGCTTGCCTTATACCTGTATCAGTAAGGAAAGAGCAATTCTGATGATTGAAACCATTGATAAACACCTCGTTACACACTACGGGCTTCGTACACTGTCACCGCGGAATCCGAATTATAAAGGAGAATACAGGGGCGAACAGCGATTACGTGATCTGGCATATCATAACGGAATGGTCTGGCCATGGCTCATCGGCATTTACACGGATGCTCTTTTCAAGGTTTATGGAGATAAAGATATGGTTCGTGAAAAAGTAAAATCACAGTTTGAAGAGCTATGGACTTTGCACCGCGAACAATATGGTCTTTTTCATATTTCAGAGCTGTTTAGGCCTGATCCTCCCCAGGTGGCAAAAGGTTGTATGGCTCAGGCATGGAGTGAAGCTGAAGTAATTCGTGTGCTTGAATTTTTGAAACCATTGTAA